A single window of Culicoides brevitarsis isolate CSIRO-B50_1 chromosome 3, AGI_CSIRO_Cbre_v1, whole genome shotgun sequence DNA harbors:
- the LOC134835829 gene encoding ubiquitin-conjugating enzyme E2-17 kDa — MALKRINKELQDLGRDPPAQCSAGPVGDDLFHWQATIMGPPDSPYQGGVFFLTIHFPTDYPFKPPKVAFTTRIYHPNINSNGSICLDILRSQWSPALTISKVLLSICSLLCDPNPDDPLVPEIARIYKTDRDKYNELAREWTRKYAM, encoded by the exons ATGgcattaaaaagaattaataag GAGCTACAGGATTTAGGAAGAGACCCCCCAGCACAATGTTCGGCAGGACCTGTGGGAGATGACT TGTTTCATTGGCAAGCCACTATTATGGGACCT cctGACAGTCCGTATCAAGGAGGTGTATTTTTCTTAACTATACATTTCCCAACAGACTATCCGTTTAAGCCACCAAAAGTGGCATTTACAACACGTATATATCATCCTAACATAAACAGTAATGGATCTATCTGTCTCGATATATTAAGATCTCAGTGGTCGCCAGCACTAACAATTTCAAagg ttctACTATCAATTTGCTCTCTGTTATGTGATCCTAATCCGGATGACCCACTTGTTCCAGAGATTGCCAGAATATATAAAACTGACCGAGATAAATATAATGAACTTGCTCGAGAATGGACACGAAAGTATGCTATGTGA
- the LOC134834651 gene encoding uncharacterized protein LOC134834651 isoform X3 codes for MSDHHTPRKCNKPEYAEFCCQPRSLPLLPGFKTHSGSKSSMECIQTRSSLRSSYNYQNHIAEQTKSLQELQNEVGALLEFRDLVIETFPDLKSKITCSPSTSTVNELTSSSLLRREWEPGIRVRRKIGQKDSTLEGSSTIVRSRSNSNSSKQHNQMIKEPKSGEGTGSVVQDSGFSTETNSSKETHSASSNVGASQLGAVMNRSTEDELWNLLDVIHRKSNRLREEVEHSRTVNKSKTLVNKYGTSHKTFGKNISTVNEYVRILRTERDSLLSKLAEMEAETLTGKIKESKMQNEIAELLASRLKLGHQLKITMNQNKDLKTKLNDLDMHIFDSSGDVCLKPLFSDYEIKQRKDTYFSPLELSHGGKNNNKEDIKTNMQHLDRCNTPTRKNRLKNIDSKKIAFILLENNVVELQRHLLTTTVQNQSLQQKIKRVIKTQNLLKDQLEKSKEDIEDLKFQLEEKNIELEGTRAQLRIIESRSEYLSIEQTPTRYIINLPPVSSSVIKTSESQISLYRDVNQISTPSMKAMTPLVMEDAPNLNHSSSTESAQDHGELNTISPISKQRPPKRLQDHHLIVV; via the exons ATGTCTGATCATCACACACCGAGAAAATGTAATAAGCCTGAATATGCAGAATTCTGTTGTCAGCCTAGGTCTTTGCCGTTATTACCTGGCTTCAAG ACACATTCGGGATCAAAATCTAGCATGGAATGTATACAAACAAGATCATCACTTCGGTCTTCGTATAATTATCAGAACCATATTGCTGAGCAAACAAAGTCTTTACAG gAATTACAAAATGAAGTTGGTGCATTACTTGAGTTTAGAGATTTGGTGATTGAAACGTTTCCAGACCTTAAATCGAAAATAACATGTTCTCCAAGCACTAGCACAGTGAACGAATTAACATCGTCCTCTTTGTTGag gaGAGAATGGGAACCTGGTATTAGAGTCCGAAGAAAAATAGGTCAAAAAGATAGTACTTTAGAAGGATCCTCTACAATTGTTAGAAGCAGAAGTAATTCCAATAGTAGTAAGCAACACAATCAAATGATTAAAGAGCCAAAAAGTGGAGAAGGAACCGGAAGTGTCGTACAAGACTCAGGTTTTTCAACTGAAACTAATTCTTCTAAAGAAACACATAGTGCCTCATCTAACGTTGGTGCATCGCAG ctgGGAGCTGTTATGAATCGAAGCACTGAAGATGAATTGTGGAATTTGTTAGACGTAATACACAGAAAAAGTAATAGGCTAAGAGAAGAAGTAGAGCATTCAAGGACAGTGAATAAAAGTAAAACGCTCGTGAATAAATATGGAACAAGTCATAAGACCTTCGGAAAGAATATATCTACTGTAAATGAATATGTTCGAATACTGAGAACAGAACGAGATAGCCTTCTAAGTAAACTGGCTGAAATGGAAGCAGAAACTTTAACAGGAAAAATAAAGGAATCAAAAATGCAGAATGAAATAGCAGAGTTACTTGCATCAAGACTCAAATTGGGACATCAACTAAAAATCACAATGAATCAAAACAAAGatcttaaaacaaaacttaatGATCTCGATATGCATATTTTTGACAGCAGCGGTGACGTATG ttTGAAACCTTTATTTAGTGACTATGAAATAAAACAGAGGAAAGACACGTACTTTTCTCCACTTGAACTAAGTCatggaggaaaaaataataataaagaagacATTAAAACTAACATGCAACATTTGGATAGATGTAACACGCCAACAcgtaaaaatcgtttaaaaaacattgattcaaaaaaaattgcgttcATATTACTTGAAAATAACGTCGTAGAGCTTCAAAGACATCTTTTAACAACTACGGTTCAAAATCAG AgtctacaacaaaaaattaaaagagtgatcaaaacacaaaatttacttaaagaCCAACTAGAAAAATCCAAAGAAGATATTGAGGATTTGAAATTTCAG cttgaagaaaaaaatatcgagttAGAAGGTACACGTGCACAACTTCGCATAATCGAATCAAGGTCTGAATATTTAAGTATTGAGCAAACTCCAACAcgttatataataaatttgccACCTGTTTCATCTAGTGTTATTAAAACTTCTGAATCACAAATTTCCTTGTATAGAGATGTCAATCAAATAAGCACCCCAAGTATGAAAGCAATGACACCACTTGTGATGGAAGATGCCCCTAATTTAAATCATAGTAGCAGTACCGAGTCTGCACAAGATCATGGCGAGTTAAATACTATTTCACCAATATCTAAGCAACGTCCTCCAA AACGTCTTCAGGACCATCATCTAATCGTagtctaa
- the LOC134834651 gene encoding uncharacterized protein LOC134834651 isoform X1: MSDHHTPRKCNKPEYAEFCCQPRSLPLLPGFKTHSGSKSSMECIQTRSSLRSSYNYQNHIAEQTKSLQELQNEVGALLEFRDLVIETFPDLKSKITCSPSTSTVNELTSSSLLRREWEPGIRVRRKIGQKDSTLEGSSTIVRSRSNSNSSKQHNQMIKEPKSGEGTGSVVQDSGFSTETNSSKETHSASSNVGASQLGAVMNRSTEDELWNLLDVIHRKSNRLREEVEHSRTVNKSKTLVNKYGTSHKTFGKNISTVNEYVRILRTERDSLLSKLAEMEAETLTGKIKESKMQNEIAELLASRLKLGHQLKITMNQNKDLKTKLNDLDMHIFDSSGDVCLKPLFSDYEIKQRKDTYFSPLELSHGGKNNNKEDIKTNMQHLDRCNTPTRKNRLKNIDSKKIAFILLENNVVELQRHLLTTTVQNQSLQQKIKRVIKTQNLLKDQLEKSKEDIEDLKFQLEEKNIELEGTRAQLRIIESRSEYLSIEQTPTRYIINLPPVSSSVIKTSESQISLYRDVNQISTPSMKAMTPLVMEDAPNLNHSSSTESAQDHGELNTISPISKQRPPSKIPLPGQKNNVIIKPPSGKTSFSRTSSGPSSNRSLNKNVSSLQAVPTQTTTRQLTSTPENVCLSSKKSEATQSWRSKDVSLERQKYSNASSIPVSSSNKIAIKTISSPVLHRAKRDLTSVSKVKPRDSLSRPTPNTSLNTSNNLISLSPTNIVNDKTKKEASENIRSVGNSSSFTGRAHPVIPMRRISNSSAHRNTHASHSSINVSTSRHNSSTSNNLNPIEKQDSSEVNKVRSGLRANFWNWLKI; the protein is encoded by the exons ATGTCTGATCATCACACACCGAGAAAATGTAATAAGCCTGAATATGCAGAATTCTGTTGTCAGCCTAGGTCTTTGCCGTTATTACCTGGCTTCAAG ACACATTCGGGATCAAAATCTAGCATGGAATGTATACAAACAAGATCATCACTTCGGTCTTCGTATAATTATCAGAACCATATTGCTGAGCAAACAAAGTCTTTACAG gAATTACAAAATGAAGTTGGTGCATTACTTGAGTTTAGAGATTTGGTGATTGAAACGTTTCCAGACCTTAAATCGAAAATAACATGTTCTCCAAGCACTAGCACAGTGAACGAATTAACATCGTCCTCTTTGTTGag gaGAGAATGGGAACCTGGTATTAGAGTCCGAAGAAAAATAGGTCAAAAAGATAGTACTTTAGAAGGATCCTCTACAATTGTTAGAAGCAGAAGTAATTCCAATAGTAGTAAGCAACACAATCAAATGATTAAAGAGCCAAAAAGTGGAGAAGGAACCGGAAGTGTCGTACAAGACTCAGGTTTTTCAACTGAAACTAATTCTTCTAAAGAAACACATAGTGCCTCATCTAACGTTGGTGCATCGCAG ctgGGAGCTGTTATGAATCGAAGCACTGAAGATGAATTGTGGAATTTGTTAGACGTAATACACAGAAAAAGTAATAGGCTAAGAGAAGAAGTAGAGCATTCAAGGACAGTGAATAAAAGTAAAACGCTCGTGAATAAATATGGAACAAGTCATAAGACCTTCGGAAAGAATATATCTACTGTAAATGAATATGTTCGAATACTGAGAACAGAACGAGATAGCCTTCTAAGTAAACTGGCTGAAATGGAAGCAGAAACTTTAACAGGAAAAATAAAGGAATCAAAAATGCAGAATGAAATAGCAGAGTTACTTGCATCAAGACTCAAATTGGGACATCAACTAAAAATCACAATGAATCAAAACAAAGatcttaaaacaaaacttaatGATCTCGATATGCATATTTTTGACAGCAGCGGTGACGTATG ttTGAAACCTTTATTTAGTGACTATGAAATAAAACAGAGGAAAGACACGTACTTTTCTCCACTTGAACTAAGTCatggaggaaaaaataataataaagaagacATTAAAACTAACATGCAACATTTGGATAGATGTAACACGCCAACAcgtaaaaatcgtttaaaaaacattgattcaaaaaaaattgcgttcATATTACTTGAAAATAACGTCGTAGAGCTTCAAAGACATCTTTTAACAACTACGGTTCAAAATCAG AgtctacaacaaaaaattaaaagagtgatcaaaacacaaaatttacttaaagaCCAACTAGAAAAATCCAAAGAAGATATTGAGGATTTGAAATTTCAG cttgaagaaaaaaatatcgagttAGAAGGTACACGTGCACAACTTCGCATAATCGAATCAAGGTCTGAATATTTAAGTATTGAGCAAACTCCAACAcgttatataataaatttgccACCTGTTTCATCTAGTGTTATTAAAACTTCTGAATCACAAATTTCCTTGTATAGAGATGTCAATCAAATAAGCACCCCAAGTATGAAAGCAATGACACCACTTGTGATGGAAGATGCCCCTAATTTAAATCATAGTAGCAGTACCGAGTCTGCACAAGATCATGGCGAGTTAAATACTATTTCACCAATATCTAAGCAACGTCCTCCAAGTAAAATACCACTACCAGGCCAAAAAAATAACGTAATAATTAAACCTCCTTCTggaaaaacttcattttcaaGAACGTCTTCAGGACCATCATCTAATCGTagtctaaataaaaatgttagcaGTTTACAAGCTGTACCGACGCAAACCACAACGAGGCAGCTTACATCTACTCCCGAAAATGTGTGtcttagttcaaaaaaaagtgaagcgACACAAAGTTGGCGGAGCAAGGATGTCTCATTAGAACGTCAAAAATACAGCAATGCGTCCTCAATACCTGTGTCTTCTAGcaataaaattgcaataaaaactaTATCTTCGCCTGTTTTACATAGGGCGAAACGTGATCTTACATCTGTATCTAAAGTAAAACCAAGGGACTCATTAAGCCGTCCAACACCAAATACAAGTTTAAAcacttcaaataatttaatttcattatcacCAACAAATATCGTAaatgataaaacaaaaaaagaagcaagTGAAAATATACGAAGTGTCGGAAATAGTAGTAGTTTTACAGGTCGAGCACATCCAGTTATTCCGATGCGCAGAATAAGTAATAGCAGCGCTCACCGAAACACTCATGCTTCTCATTCCTCAATCAACGTTAGTACGAGCAGACATAATTCGTCGACTTCCAATAATCTGAACCCTATAGAGAAACAAGATTCATCTGAAGTTAATAAGGTACGAAGTGGTCTAAGggcaaatttttggaattggttaaaaatttaa
- the LOC134834651 gene encoding uncharacterized protein LOC134834651 isoform X2 — translation MSDHHTPRKCNKPEYAEFCCQPRSLPLLPGFKTHSGSKSSMECIQTRSSLRSSYNYQNHIAEQTKSLQELQNEVGALLEFRDLVIETFPDLKSKITCSPSTSTVNELTSSSLLRREWEPGIRVRRKIGQKDSTLEGSSTIVRSRSNSNSSKQHNQMIKEPKSGEGTGSVVQDSGFSTETNSSKETHSASSNVGASQLGAVMNRSTEDELWNLLDVIHRKSNRLREEVEHSRTVNKSKTLVNKYGTSHKTFGKNISTVNEYVRILRTERDSLLSKLAEMEAETLTGKIKESKMQNEIAELLASRLKLGHQLKITMNQNKDLKTKLNDLDMHIFDSSGDVCLKPLFSDYEIKQRKDTYFSPLELSHGGKNNNKEDIKTNMQHLDRCNTPTRKNRLKNIDSKKIAFILLENNVVELQRHLLTTTVQNQSLQQKIKRVIKTQNLLKDQLEKSKEDIEDLKFQLEEKNIELEGTRAQLRIIESRDVNQISTPSMKAMTPLVMEDAPNLNHSSSTESAQDHGELNTISPISKQRPPSKIPLPGQKNNVIIKPPSGKTSFSRTSSGPSSNRSLNKNVSSLQAVPTQTTTRQLTSTPENVCLSSKKSEATQSWRSKDVSLERQKYSNASSIPVSSSNKIAIKTISSPVLHRAKRDLTSVSKVKPRDSLSRPTPNTSLNTSNNLISLSPTNIVNDKTKKEASENIRSVGNSSSFTGRAHPVIPMRRISNSSAHRNTHASHSSINVSTSRHNSSTSNNLNPIEKQDSSEVNKVRSGLRANFWNWLKI, via the exons ATGTCTGATCATCACACACCGAGAAAATGTAATAAGCCTGAATATGCAGAATTCTGTTGTCAGCCTAGGTCTTTGCCGTTATTACCTGGCTTCAAG ACACATTCGGGATCAAAATCTAGCATGGAATGTATACAAACAAGATCATCACTTCGGTCTTCGTATAATTATCAGAACCATATTGCTGAGCAAACAAAGTCTTTACAG gAATTACAAAATGAAGTTGGTGCATTACTTGAGTTTAGAGATTTGGTGATTGAAACGTTTCCAGACCTTAAATCGAAAATAACATGTTCTCCAAGCACTAGCACAGTGAACGAATTAACATCGTCCTCTTTGTTGag gaGAGAATGGGAACCTGGTATTAGAGTCCGAAGAAAAATAGGTCAAAAAGATAGTACTTTAGAAGGATCCTCTACAATTGTTAGAAGCAGAAGTAATTCCAATAGTAGTAAGCAACACAATCAAATGATTAAAGAGCCAAAAAGTGGAGAAGGAACCGGAAGTGTCGTACAAGACTCAGGTTTTTCAACTGAAACTAATTCTTCTAAAGAAACACATAGTGCCTCATCTAACGTTGGTGCATCGCAG ctgGGAGCTGTTATGAATCGAAGCACTGAAGATGAATTGTGGAATTTGTTAGACGTAATACACAGAAAAAGTAATAGGCTAAGAGAAGAAGTAGAGCATTCAAGGACAGTGAATAAAAGTAAAACGCTCGTGAATAAATATGGAACAAGTCATAAGACCTTCGGAAAGAATATATCTACTGTAAATGAATATGTTCGAATACTGAGAACAGAACGAGATAGCCTTCTAAGTAAACTGGCTGAAATGGAAGCAGAAACTTTAACAGGAAAAATAAAGGAATCAAAAATGCAGAATGAAATAGCAGAGTTACTTGCATCAAGACTCAAATTGGGACATCAACTAAAAATCACAATGAATCAAAACAAAGatcttaaaacaaaacttaatGATCTCGATATGCATATTTTTGACAGCAGCGGTGACGTATG ttTGAAACCTTTATTTAGTGACTATGAAATAAAACAGAGGAAAGACACGTACTTTTCTCCACTTGAACTAAGTCatggaggaaaaaataataataaagaagacATTAAAACTAACATGCAACATTTGGATAGATGTAACACGCCAACAcgtaaaaatcgtttaaaaaacattgattcaaaaaaaattgcgttcATATTACTTGAAAATAACGTCGTAGAGCTTCAAAGACATCTTTTAACAACTACGGTTCAAAATCAG AgtctacaacaaaaaattaaaagagtgatcaaaacacaaaatttacttaaagaCCAACTAGAAAAATCCAAAGAAGATATTGAGGATTTGAAATTTCAG cttgaagaaaaaaatatcgagttAGAAGGTACACGTGCACAACTTCGCATAATCGAATCAAG AGATGTCAATCAAATAAGCACCCCAAGTATGAAAGCAATGACACCACTTGTGATGGAAGATGCCCCTAATTTAAATCATAGTAGCAGTACCGAGTCTGCACAAGATCATGGCGAGTTAAATACTATTTCACCAATATCTAAGCAACGTCCTCCAAGTAAAATACCACTACCAGGCCAAAAAAATAACGTAATAATTAAACCTCCTTCTggaaaaacttcattttcaaGAACGTCTTCAGGACCATCATCTAATCGTagtctaaataaaaatgttagcaGTTTACAAGCTGTACCGACGCAAACCACAACGAGGCAGCTTACATCTACTCCCGAAAATGTGTGtcttagttcaaaaaaaagtgaagcgACACAAAGTTGGCGGAGCAAGGATGTCTCATTAGAACGTCAAAAATACAGCAATGCGTCCTCAATACCTGTGTCTTCTAGcaataaaattgcaataaaaactaTATCTTCGCCTGTTTTACATAGGGCGAAACGTGATCTTACATCTGTATCTAAAGTAAAACCAAGGGACTCATTAAGCCGTCCAACACCAAATACAAGTTTAAAcacttcaaataatttaatttcattatcacCAACAAATATCGTAaatgataaaacaaaaaaagaagcaagTGAAAATATACGAAGTGTCGGAAATAGTAGTAGTTTTACAGGTCGAGCACATCCAGTTATTCCGATGCGCAGAATAAGTAATAGCAGCGCTCACCGAAACACTCATGCTTCTCATTCCTCAATCAACGTTAGTACGAGCAGACATAATTCGTCGACTTCCAATAATCTGAACCCTATAGAGAAACAAGATTCATCTGAAGTTAATAAGGTACGAAGTGGTCTAAGggcaaatttttggaattggttaaaaatttaa
- the LOC134835828 gene encoding histone-lysine N-methyltransferase E(z) — MAKNKLADWQKRVKIEFIRIRHQNRIKRSDEIRAVWNRNRLISAELLMQENGLLQEVNLDWNIEQKAVYAKYSHVDVMKRSEITNNNEKQAVPILVINAVTPIPTMYTWAPTQQNFMVEDETVLHNIPYMGDEVLDQDGTFIEELIKNYDGKVHGDREPGFTDDGLFVELVQALMRYKDVDADISKNEHRDLRRRDDKMKDADNGFSSVENEGYTNSKTNKVLHVIFEAISAQFPNNGSPDELFERYAQLTETETTEQMPECTPNIDGKTAESVCREQTLHSFHTLFCRRCFIYDCFLHRLQVGDPGPNLIKRRGPELRPFLNPCGFDCYMHLEGMKEKIEAAKKENRNDSSNDASSEDSNDSSRYSRDYPANMNTAKVEIGNVEPPSIMRLMNTTDDKCEWTGSDQSLFRTIHKVFLNNYCAIARTLLSKTCQQVYRFAQKEAADILQIELAKEHVTPSRKKKKKHRLWSLHCKKVQLKKESGANHVSNFTPCDHQGPCDESCPCLSAQNFCEKFCNCNSDCQNRFPGCRCKGQCNTKQCPCYLAVRECDPDLCQICGAHQFDLNKINCKNVSVQRQLHKHLLMAPSDVAGWGIFLKENAQKNEFISEYCGEIISQDEADRRGKVYDKYACSFLFNLNNDFVVDATRKGNKIRFANHSINPNCYAKVMMVNGDHRIGIFAKRTIQPGEELFFDYRYGPTEQLKFVGIEREMEFL; from the exons ATGGCGAAAAATAAGTTAGCTGATTGGCAGAAAAgggtgaaaattgaatttattcgaATCAGACATCAAAATCGTATCAAGAGAAGTGATGAAATACGTGCAGTATGGAATAGAAACAG ACTTATATCTGCTGAGCTACTAATGCAGGAAAACGGTTTGTTACAAGAAGTCAATCTGGACTggaatattgaacaaaaagcTGTATACGCCAAATATTCTCATGTAGATGTCATGAAGCGCAGTGAAATTACAAACAACAATGAGAAACAAGCTGTTCCCATTCTGGTTATCAATGCAGTTACACCAATTCCTACAATGTATACTTGGGCCCCtactcaacaaaattttatggttGAGGATGAAACTGTTTTACATAATATACCATACATGGGTGATGAAGTCCTCGATCAAGACGGGACATTCATAGAagaactgataaaaaattatgatggaAAGGTTCATGGAGACCGAGAGCCTGGATTTACAGACGATGGGTTATTCGTCGAGCTTGTGCAGGCGCTAATGCGATACAAAGATGTAGATGCTGATATTAGCAAAAACGAACATCGAGACCTTCGTAGAAGAGATGATAAAATGAAGGATGCAGATAATGGTTTTAGTTCAGTTGAAAATGAAGGTTATACCAATTCAAAGACGAACAAAGTTTTACATGTTATATTTGAAGCAATTAGTGCACAATTTCCCAACAATGGAAGTCCAGATGAATTGTTTGAACGTTATGCACAATTGACTGAAACAGAAACAACTGAACAGATGCCTGAATGCACTCCGAACATTGATGGAAAAACGGCAGAAAGTGTTTGTCGAGAGCAAACATTGCATTCTTTTCATACTTTATTTTGTCGTAGATGTTTCATTTATGATTGTTTTCTTCAcc gtcTACAAGTCGGTGATCCAGGCCCAAACTTGATAAAACGTCGTGGACCAGAACTGAGACCATTTTTGAATCCATGCGGATTTGATTGTTACATGCATTTAGAaggaatgaaggaaaaaattgaagccgcaaaaaaagaaaacagaaACGATTCCAGTAATGATGCGAGCTCAGAG gaTAGCAATGACAGTAGTCGCTATAGCAGAGATTATCCAGCTAATATGAATACTGCTAAAGTGGAAATAGGAAACGTAGAGCCACCATCAATTATGAGACTGATGAACACTACTGACGATAAATGTGAATGGACTGGCTCTGATCAATCTCTGTTCAGAACTattcataaagtttttttgaacaattattgCGCAATTGCTCGaacattattatcaaaaacgtGTCAACAAGTTTATAGATTCGCTCAAAAAGAGGCCGctgatattttacaaattgaaTTGGCTAAAGAACATGTCACCCCttcgagaaaaaagaaaaagaaacacAGACTCTGGAGTTTGCATTGTAAAAaggttcaattgaaaaaagagTCAGGTGCGAATCACGTTTCCAATTTTACTCCTTGTGACCATCAAGGACCATGTGATGAATCGTGTCCTTGTTTATCGgcacaaaatttttgcgaaaaattttgcaactgTAATTCTGATTGTCAAAATCGCTTCCCCGGATGTAGATGCAAAGGACAGTGCAACACTAAACAATGTCCCTGCTATTTAGCTGTTCGAGAATGCGATCCCGATTTATGTCAAATATGTGGGGCTCATCAGtttgatttgaataaaatcaactgcaaaaatgtttcagtaCAACGTCAATTACATAAGCATCTATTGATGGCGCCTAGTGATGTCGCAGGATGgggtatatttttaaaagaaaatgctCAGAAAAATGAGTTCATTTCAGAGTATTGCGGAGAAATAATTTCCCAAGATGAAGCGGATAGGCGCGGAAAAGTTTACGACAAATACGCTTGTagctttttgttcaatttgaaCAATGACTTTGTTGTGGATGCAACAAGAAAGGGAAATAAAATAAG gTTTGCAAACCACAGCATTAATCCTAATTGCTATGCTAAAGTTATGATGGTTAATGGAGATCATCGAATTGGCATATTTGCAAAGCGCACTATTCAACCTGGTGAAGAACTTTTCTTTGATTACAGATATGGGCCAACTGAACAACTTAAATTTGTTGGCATCGAACGTGAGATGGAATTCTTATAA